One Methanobrevibacter sp. genomic region harbors:
- a CDS encoding TldD/PmbA family protein, with amino-acid sequence MEEYIDLFEKVIAKTSSQVDYIDIRAGVGDNTSILMKDGDVDEINTGMSLAAGVRVLNNGAWGFAYTTDLSKIDEITNTAIKFSNSLKGDVKLSETDIIKDKIAVDVKIPFKDISIEEKKDIMKQANDAAYIDKVNSTTVSYGDSEVNSLFMNSEGSEIQVKTSRVRMALNASATNGEIIQFGHGSLGGVKGFEVIADEDIEQFGRNIGEKAVRLLEAKPAPSGNFPVIADPELTGVLVHEALGHAVEGDLILQNDSILKDKIGSQIASDIVNIFDDASLKEGFGYYPYDVEGVKTAPNQLVKDGKLVSLLNSRETASKLNMKSSGNARSSIADQPIVRMSNTFLQPGDNTFEELIEDIPDGIYLKGSRGGQVDTGKGIFQFNAAEGYLIKDGEITTPLRDVSLSGNILETLKNIDAIGNDFKLSVGFCGKDGQTAPVSDGGPHTRILNALVGGMG; translated from the coding sequence ATGGAAGAATATATTGATTTATTCGAAAAAGTTATTGCAAAAACAAGCTCTCAAGTAGACTACATTGATATCAGAGCAGGAGTTGGAGACAACACCTCAATATTAATGAAAGATGGGGATGTAGATGAGATTAACACTGGAATGAGCCTAGCTGCAGGAGTAAGAGTGTTAAATAATGGAGCATGGGGTTTTGCATACACTACAGATTTATCTAAAATAGATGAAATAACCAATACTGCTATTAAATTTTCAAACTCATTGAAAGGAGATGTCAAATTAAGTGAAACAGACATCATTAAAGATAAAATAGCTGTTGACGTTAAAATTCCATTTAAAGATATTTCTATTGAAGAAAAAAAAGACATAATGAAACAAGCAAATGATGCTGCTTATATTGATAAAGTTAACAGTACTACAGTAAGCTACGGAGACAGTGAAGTCAACTCATTATTCATGAATAGCGAAGGTAGTGAAATCCAAGTTAAGACCAGTAGAGTGAGAATGGCATTAAATGCATCTGCAACAAACGGCGAAATCATTCAATTTGGACATGGAAGTCTTGGAGGAGTTAAAGGATTTGAAGTTATAGCAGACGAAGATATTGAGCAATTTGGAAGAAACATAGGTGAAAAAGCCGTCAGATTGCTTGAAGCAAAACCTGCACCATCTGGAAACTTCCCTGTCATAGCAGATCCTGAATTAACTGGTGTTTTAGTTCATGAAGCATTAGGTCATGCTGTTGAAGGAGATTTAATATTACAAAATGATTCTATCCTTAAAGATAAGATCGGCAGTCAAATTGCATCAGACATTGTCAATATCTTTGATGATGCAAGCCTGAAAGAAGGATTTGGATATTACCCATATGATGTTGAAGGAGTTAAAACTGCACCAAATCAATTAGTTAAAGATGGAAAATTAGTTTCACTCTTAAATTCAAGAGAAACCGCATCCAAATTAAACATGAAATCTTCCGGAAATGCAAGATCATCAATTGCAGATCAACCTATAGTTAGAATGAGTAATACATTCTTACAGCCAGGAGACAATACCTTTGAAGAATTAATAGAAGACATTCCTGATGGAATATATCTTAAAGGTTCTAGAGGTGGACAAGTAGACACTGGTAAAGGTATCTTCCAATTTAATGCTGCTGAAGGTTATTTAATTAAAGATGGTGAAATTACAACACCATTAAGAGATGTTTCACTATCAGGTAACATATTAGAAACATTGAAAAATATTGATGCTATTGGAAATGACTTTAAATTAAGTGTGGGATTCTGTGGAAAAGATGGTCAG
- the pyrI gene encoding aspartate carbamoyltransferase regulatory subunit, whose product MVNDKSELKIKAIENGTVIDHITANKTLHILKILGLPDNETKNITVAMNVSSKELGRKDILKIENRELDHEELNQVALIAPEATINIIRDFKPIKKNKIVLPKKITSIIKCTNPKCITNYENEPITPIFNVVTDNPPVVRCHYCEKLIKTEDIYKQIE is encoded by the coding sequence ATGGTTAACGATAAATCTGAATTAAAAATTAAAGCTATTGAGAATGGTACTGTAATTGACCACATTACCGCAAACAAAACATTGCACATTCTTAAAATTTTAGGCCTTCCTGACAATGAAACAAAAAATATCACTGTTGCTATGAATGTATCTTCAAAAGAGCTTGGTAGAAAAGATATTTTAAAAATTGAAAATAGGGAATTAGATCACGAAGAACTTAATCAAGTTGCTTTAATCGCACCAGAAGCTACAATTAATATTATTAGGGATTTTAAACCTATTAAAAAAAATAAGATTGTACTACCTAAAAAGATTACTTCAATCATTAAGTGTACAAATCCAAAATGCATTACTAACTATGAGAATGAACCAATAACTCCAATATTTAATGTTGTTACTGACAATCCTCCAGTAGTTAGATGCCACTATTGTGAAAAATTAATAAAAACAGAAGATATTTACAAACAAATTGAATAA
- a CDS encoding GMC family oxidoreductase N-terminal domain-containing protein — translation MVIVIAGTGAGGGILASELAKNGIDVTILEKGPYTHSKDAFNYYDKYSEDVDLLTTTCIGGATIVSMSNMVRALTDELLDFDIDLSDAYDYVEDLINVHPLDDSHIGKGTQAFLDAGRELGLQTMKMPKAIREEDCIQCGKCAYGCPVDAKISGKDFVDEAVENGATLICDAEVTEVISEDGKVSGVKYIKDGNEETIKADNVVLSAGAINSALILRKSGFPDAGKEIFFDPFVSVGGYIKDINFNTEVQMAGIIVGKNFVLAPHYSSFIPGQIDDENVTENDILSIMVKTRDECKGYVTEDGDVVKINTIEDIRLLSEGVATAGFVLERAGVDPNTIGSTVYRGAHPGGTAKIGEIVNSNLETEIDNLFVCDASVLPISPGKPPILTILALSKRLADYLKN, via the coding sequence ATGGTGATTGTTATCGCAGGTACTGGTGCAGGTGGAGGAATATTGGCTTCTGAACTTGCAAAAAACGGTATTGATGTAACTATTTTAGAAAAAGGACCTTACACTCATTCAAAAGATGCATTTAATTATTATGATAAATACTCTGAAGATGTGGATTTACTCACCACAACATGTATTGGTGGTGCAACTATAGTATCCATGTCAAATATGGTAAGGGCGCTTACTGATGAATTATTGGATTTTGATATTGACTTGTCTGATGCATATGACTATGTTGAAGATTTAATCAATGTTCATCCTCTTGATGATTCTCATATTGGTAAAGGAACTCAGGCATTTTTGGATGCGGGTCGTGAACTTGGTCTTCAAACTATGAAAATGCCAAAAGCTATTCGTGAAGAAGATTGTATTCAATGTGGAAAATGTGCATATGGCTGTCCAGTTGATGCTAAAATTTCTGGAAAGGACTTTGTTGATGAAGCAGTTGAAAATGGTGCAACATTGATTTGTGATGCGGAAGTAACTGAAGTTATTTCTGAAGATGGAAAAGTTTCTGGTGTAAAATACATTAAAGATGGTAATGAAGAAACCATAAAAGCGGATAACGTTGTATTATCTGCAGGTGCAATTAATTCTGCTTTAATTTTAAGAAAATCAGGATTCCCTGATGCTGGTAAAGAAATATTCTTTGATCCATTTGTAAGTGTTGGAGGATACATAAAAGACATCAACTTCAATACTGAAGTTCAAATGGCAGGGATTATCGTTGGTAAAAACTTTGTATTGGCACCTCATTATTCATCATTCATCCCAGGTCAAATTGATGATGAAAATGTAACTGAAAATGATATTTTAAGTATCATGGTAAAAACTAGGGATGAATGTAAAGGTTACGTAACTGAAGATGGTGATGTTGTTAAAATCAATACAATTGAAGATATACGATTATTATCTGAAGGAGTAGCTACTGCTGGTTTTGTTTTAGAAAGAGCAGGTGTTGACCCTAATACTATTGGTTCAACTGTGTACAGAGGAGCACATCCTGGTGGAACTGCAAAAATTGGTGAAATTGTAAACAGTAATTTAGAAACAGAAATCGATAATTTATTTGTTTGTGATGCAAGTGTATTGCCAATATCTCCAGGTAAACCTCCAATATTAACAATACTTGCATTATCTAAAAGATTAGCAGATTATTTAAAAAACTAG